The following proteins are encoded in a genomic region of Cyclonatronum proteinivorum:
- a CDS encoding polysaccharide biosynthesis tyrosine autokinase, translating into MELENNERRKSMRSNGASEDPFNPGAIPGEEDDQNDPFDPQLILYSLWDGKWIILACVVILGALGYYYTQTLPNQYRTTGLFLIENQRADRGLNLFEFTRARNLTWDEVGTEMQFIVNSHELAENVGRRLIQELVNPVTGDTLPMLRQNGLGFMPEEQVLQRLARRLPNRISLHQIDQMNLVEIRTTSFDPQEAAFIANFYIEEYRILDETITRSNLTSAASYLEQLEERNTMTLGEQDEQIRMFLDSDWTLITDEQGTAAAQELRGLFREAEELRFRKVAVSDFLDRLREEKDMVLNMLYDGATDNDMELVNAFEQAILDLRLQAESFYIEQPQLRTNPEGNSVLSQILRRIDYLEGLRDERLESQRDRVRDRQGLDQASLASYLTDIRSEIRSNEARLVDMQLREDFIAERVDDIQSDMSSIMERSAELQRLRRNQVISEELYLNLLKRLQETQIAIQSEVSRVREIRAASVPSSPFSPNRLRNYILSLILGFGLGAGIVLLRNLLDDLIHDPGQLRNAGFNVIGVIPDFTDYINTHFKNTERLPIRGRSVDVNLISLIDPISAGAEAYRRLRTSIEFSNADREYQTLVVTSSKPGEGKSLTSINLALTYAQFGKRTLVIDCDLRKPTIHKKLGLDKSPGLTDILFDKDTLENCLIDASTDNFFVITAGNSIPNPAETMGSKRMQELLSSLKKEFDIIILDTPPLLVVSDAMPLAVATDATVLVSKMDETELSILKETRQDLRNLGVNIAGSVLNAYDTNSVKSYYKYNYKYNYKYKYDYAYKDYKLDYTDQPDQK; encoded by the coding sequence GATCAGAATGATCCATTTGACCCGCAACTGATTCTTTACTCTCTATGGGATGGGAAATGGATTATTCTCGCCTGTGTTGTGATACTTGGTGCCTTAGGTTACTATTATACACAAACACTCCCCAACCAATACCGAACAACTGGTCTGTTTCTAATTGAAAATCAACGTGCCGACCGTGGGCTGAATCTTTTTGAATTTACCCGCGCCCGTAATCTGACCTGGGACGAAGTCGGAACAGAAATGCAGTTCATCGTTAACTCACACGAGCTCGCCGAAAACGTTGGGCGGCGTCTCATTCAGGAGCTGGTAAATCCGGTTACCGGTGATACCCTACCCATGCTACGCCAAAATGGCCTTGGGTTTATGCCGGAAGAACAGGTGCTGCAGCGGCTTGCACGACGGCTACCGAACCGTATCTCCCTGCATCAAATTGATCAGATGAATCTCGTTGAAATCCGCACAACGAGCTTTGACCCTCAGGAAGCTGCATTTATCGCCAATTTTTACATTGAGGAATATCGCATTCTTGATGAAACGATTACCCGCTCCAACCTCACGAGTGCAGCATCTTACCTTGAGCAGCTCGAAGAACGTAACACCATGACGTTGGGCGAGCAGGACGAACAAATTCGCATGTTTCTCGATTCTGACTGGACACTCATAACCGATGAACAAGGGACAGCGGCAGCGCAGGAACTTCGCGGTCTATTCCGGGAAGCTGAAGAGCTTCGTTTCCGCAAAGTAGCTGTTTCTGACTTTCTCGACCGTCTGCGCGAAGAAAAAGACATGGTACTGAACATGCTCTATGATGGCGCAACCGATAACGACATGGAACTTGTTAACGCGTTTGAGCAGGCCATCCTGGATTTGCGCTTACAAGCCGAATCCTTCTACATCGAACAACCGCAGCTTCGCACCAACCCCGAGGGGAACAGCGTACTTTCTCAAATCCTGCGCAGAATCGACTATCTTGAAGGCCTCCGCGATGAGCGTCTTGAATCTCAGCGGGACCGCGTAAGAGACCGACAGGGCCTCGATCAGGCTTCCCTTGCGAGTTACCTGACTGACATCCGCTCTGAGATTAGGAGTAATGAAGCACGGCTTGTTGACATGCAACTTCGGGAAGACTTTATTGCAGAGCGCGTCGATGACATTCAGTCAGACATGAGCTCCATTATGGAAAGAAGTGCAGAGCTGCAAAGGCTTCGCAGGAATCAGGTGATTAGTGAAGAGCTTTACTTAAATCTGCTTAAGCGACTGCAGGAAACACAAATTGCCATTCAGTCAGAAGTAAGCCGGGTTCGTGAAATCCGTGCGGCAAGCGTGCCGTCAAGTCCTTTCAGCCCTAACCGCTTACGCAATTATATCCTGAGCCTGATTCTCGGTTTTGGCCTTGGTGCTGGTATCGTATTACTGCGCAACCTGCTTGATGACCTGATTCATGACCCGGGTCAGCTCCGTAATGCCGGCTTCAACGTTATCGGGGTTATTCCAGATTTCACAGACTACATCAATACACACTTTAAAAACACTGAACGGCTTCCTATTCGTGGCCGCAGTGTAGATGTAAACCTGATTTCTCTTATTGACCCCATTTCAGCAGGTGCTGAAGCTTACCGCAGGCTGCGCACAAGTATCGAATTCAGCAATGCTGACCGTGAATACCAAACACTCGTAGTAACAAGCTCCAAGCCTGGTGAAGGAAAGAGTCTGACAAGTATCAACCTCGCCCTCACCTATGCGCAGTTTGGCAAGCGCACCCTCGTCATCGACTGTGACCTTCGTAAGCCAACCATCCACAAAAAGCTGGGGCTTGATAAGTCGCCGGGGCTGACGGATATTCTTTTTGACAAAGATACCCTCGAAAACTGTCTGATTGACGCAAGTACGGATAATTTCTTTGTTATCACGGCTGGTAACAGTATTCCCAACCCTGCTGAAACAATGGGATCCAAGCGTATGCAGGAACTTCTCAGCTCGCTCAAGAAAGAGTTTGATATCATCATTCTGGATACGCCGCCCCTGCTTGTTGTATCTGACGCTATGCCGCTTGCTGTTGCAACCGATGCAACCGTTTTGGTATCTAAGATGGATGAAACTGAGCTGTCTATCCTGAAGGAAACCCGTCAGGATCTGCGAAACCTTGGTGTTAATATTGCAGGCAGTGTGCTTAACGCCTACGATACCAACAGCGTTAAATCGTACTATAAATATAATTATAAGTACAACTACAAGTATAAGTACGACTACGCCTACAAGGACTACAAGCTTGACTACACAGATCAGCCGGATCAGAAATAA
- a CDS encoding polysaccharide biosynthesis/export family protein, giving the protein MKHVTLILTPFRTALILSLSLFLFFAQQADAQTMGRQGSSLTQLYSVSEQMPNHFRFVRTGEPSITVVVIGSVVRPGTYEVREGTDMNELMLYTGGPAAIGARTRRITPDVNFFLSRTMEGEGRRIIFETTFEAYTTEFVDFPVMQDFDVVIVETDPVPTQLWREILSLTSQILSIIASIAVIVWRFRRF; this is encoded by the coding sequence ATGAAGCACGTAACTCTTATTTTAACTCCTTTCAGAACTGCTCTCATACTCTCTCTGAGTCTATTTCTGTTTTTTGCTCAGCAGGCCGACGCCCAAACTATGGGTCGGCAGGGCAGCAGCCTGACGCAGCTCTATTCCGTTTCTGAGCAAATGCCTAATCACTTCCGTTTCGTACGTACCGGTGAACCCAGCATTACAGTTGTAGTCATTGGCTCGGTTGTGCGCCCCGGTACTTATGAAGTGCGGGAAGGCACTGACATGAATGAGCTCATGCTTTATACAGGCGGGCCAGCTGCAATTGGTGCCCGTACGCGCCGGATTACGCCGGACGTCAATTTCTTCTTAAGCCGCACCATGGAAGGCGAAGGTCGTCGCATCATCTTCGAAACAACCTTCGAGGCCTACACTACAGAGTTTGTAGATTTTCCTGTCATGCAGGATTTTGATGTCGTCATCGTAGAAACGGATCCCGTACCTACACAGCTGTGGCGGGAAATTTTATCGCTTACATCACAGATTCTCAGTATCATCGCTTCCATTGCTGTAATTGTCTGGCGATTCAGAAGGTTCTAA